Genomic DNA from Gemmatimonadota bacterium:
GCGATCGCGGCCACATTCTGCGCGACATTCGCGGCGCCGCCCAAGGCGTAGCGACGCTCGCGAACGCGCACCACTGGCACCGGCGCTTCAGGCGAGATGCGGGTGACATCGCCGCGCAGGTACACATCGAGCATCGCATCGCCTACAACCGCGACGCGTTGGGCGGCGGCTTTGGCGAGCAGTGCTACGAGGCGCGGGCGCGGAATCGAATGGGTGGTCACGGTTACAAGTTACTGCTGAGGTTCGGCTGGTTGGAAGCGCACCCCCGGCGCGGCTGGTGGCGGGTGGGGACTCTTCGCCCGCCGATCGTGCCGTTCGGCTTGACGCCCCCGCTCCCGTTGTTTCCTTTGTAACCCATGTCGCCTCATCGTGCTCCGCCGGTCGCCCCCGTCCTCGTCTTGGCATCTGCCGCGGTCGGGATTTCCGTTTCCGGCCCCTTGGTGCGCCTGTCGCACGCGGCTCCGCTGGCGATCGCGGTCTGGCGCCTCGGATTCTCGCTGGTGGTGATCGCCGCGTTTCTCGTCTACACGGGCACGTGGCGCCAGTACCGTCGCTTGACGCGCGGCGATGTGGGCGCGGCCCTAGCCGCCGGCGGGGTGCTAGCGCTTCACTTTTGGAGCTGGATCTCGTCCATCAGCATGACCTCGGTGGCCGCGAGTGTGGTGCTCGTGAACATGAGCCCGGCGATGGTCGCGATCGGATCGGCGCTCTGGCTCCATGAGCGACCGACGGGGCGGCAGGTCATTGGCATTTCGGTGGCGCTTGCGGGCGCGGTCGTTCTTGCCTGGGGCGACCTGCGCGGGTCGTCCGCGTCCGCGAGCGCCCTGCTAGGCTCCCGCGCCCTCCTCGGAGACGTCTTGGCGCTCCTTGGCGCCATCACGGTCTCGGGGTACCTCTTGTTTGGCCGGCGGCTGCGCCAGAAGCTGGATCTCTGGCCGTATGTGGGGCTCGTCTACGGCGCGTGCTTTGTTTGCGTGTGCGTGCTTGCTGTCCTGACAGGCGCGCCGGTGCTGGGCCAGCCACCGCGCGAGCTGGCGATTTTCGGTGCGATGGCGTTTGGCCCCATGCTGCTGGGCCACACCGGATTCAACTGGGCGCTCCGCTATGTGCCCGCGTACGTCGTAAGCCTCGTGGCGCTAACGGAACCCGTGGGCGCCACCATGCTCGCCGCGCTCATTCCGGGGATTGCAGAGGTGCCGTCCGTCTACACATTCGCGGGCGGCGGGATCATTCTGACCGGCATTTTGATGACATCGCTTCGGGCGCCGGCGCGCACCGACGATCGTGCCCCGTAGCCGGATTAAACGCTTGCCAGTGCGCAGGCGGCGGCTAAACTATTATTGTGGGTAGTGTACGGGCCCTTAGCTCAGCGGTTAGAGCAGCGAACTCATAATTCGAAGTGCGATGGTTCGAATCCATCAGGGCCCACTTGGAAAGCGACCGTCAGCCGATTATCGTTCTCAGGCGTTGTACGGGCGCGTAGCTCAGCTGGTTAGAGCGCTGCTTTCACACAGCAGAGGTCCGGGGTTCGAGTCCCTGCGCGCCCATAGCATAACACCCCGTCGCTGACCGGCGCCGGGGTGTTTTTTGCGTGTGGGAGCGTGTGCGGTGGACGTCGGCGCCCCTATCCGTCCACGACCGTGATGCCCTCGCGCTCCACGCGCCCCCGAAGCGCGGCATCGAGCCGAGCGGTGAGGAGCACGTCGCCCGTTTCTTCATCGTGCATGGACTGGATCACTTCCGCGTTGCGGTGCACGTCGGCAATGAGCTTGCCATTCCCCGCCGGGATTCTCACGTGGGCCACCGGCGTGCGGGCGCGTGCCGCCGCCCGAAGTGCCTCAGTCAACTCGGCAATGTCCGTGGCGCCGCGAGCCGTCACGAACACGGAGTTCGGCAACAGATTCGCAATCCGGGCGCGCAGCGCCTCGGCCATTTCGGGCGCCAGACGATCCATCTTATTGAACACGTGGAGGACGGGCGTCTCCGCAACACCAATGTCGGCTAGCACCTCGTCCACCACCACCCGCTGCTCCTCCCATGACGGGTGGCTCGCATCAATCACATGCAACAGCAGATCGGCTTCGCGCGTCTCCTCAAGCGTCGCACGAAAGCTGGCGACGAGTTGGTGTGGCAATTTGCGCACGAATCCGACGGTGTCGGTGACAAGCGTTTTCTGCCGTTCGCCGATATCGACTTCGCGCGTCAGCGGGTCGAGTGTGGCGAACAAGCGATCCTCAATAAAGACATCCGCAGCGCCCGAGAGCGATTTGAGAATCGAACTCTTCCCCGCATTGGTGTACCCAACCAGCGCGGCCCGAAACTCTGACTTGCGCCCTTGCCGCTGCACCTCGCGCGACTTCTTCACTTCTTCGAGTCGCTCTTGGAGCACCTTGATGCGATGTCCCACCATGCGGCGGTCGGACTCCAACTGCGTTTCGCCGGGACCACGAACACCGATGCCACCGCGAAACTTTTCGAGGTGGGTCCACATGCGCGTCAGACGCGGGAGCGAGTATTCGAGCTGCGCGAGTTCAACTTGCATCTTCGCCTCAGCACTGCGTGCGCGCACGGCGAAGATATCGAGAATCAGTTCGGCACGGTCGATGACCCGCTTATTGAGCTCCAACTCAAGATTCTTGGCCTGTGCCGGGCTCAGTTCATCGTCGAAGATGACCAGCGTTGCTTCTTTTTCGGACATCATCAGCTTGAGCTCGTCGAGCTTCCCCTTCCCGATGTAAGTCGAAGAATCCGGCCGGTCGAGCTGTTGCGTGAGGGTGCCCACGACGGTGGCGCCCGCCGTATCCGTGAGGCGTGCGAGCTCCTCCAGATGCTCATCCATCAAGTGCCGCGCATTGGTCCGCTTCAGCGGCGCGCCAACCAAGATGGCGCGTTCCACGGTCGTATCGAGCGAGATCATTTCGCGTGACATATTACCGCCTGAGGGAATCGAATCGTCCCTTGCTCTCGTAGGGTCTGGTGACATCGCCCGCCGGAGTGGCCACCGTGACTTGGCCGACGACGCGGTAATCAACACTCCCGGAACGCGTCAGTATGGCCGCGGCGCCGAGCATCTGCTGGAAGGTGAAACTCACGGGGAGTGTGACGTCGGTTTTGGCGTGCTCGGTGAGCGTCACCAGCTTGTCGATCGTGCCCATCGCGACCTGATTCGTGTCCACAAACAAGTGATACGACACACGGCGCGCGTCGAGCCGATACGCATTCGGATTGTACACACTGAGAATCAGGTCCAGCGATCCACCCGTCGCACCCATCCCTTTGAAACGCACATCCTTGAGCTCCACAACGGGCGTCGCAAACGCGGCACGTCCGAACGAGGCGCACCCACCAACCGTCGCCGCTATCACCGCCAGCGTCACCATCCAGACACGAGCCTTCACTCAGCCTCCCCAACAGTTCCGGTTTCGTCCCCTGATTCAGCGCGACGCTTCAACTCCGCCCACCACTCGAGCCGCTTGGCAACGTCCTTTTCAAAACCAAACGACGAGGGAGTGTAGAAGTTTTCCTTCGCCACCTCGTCCGGTAGGTAGTCTTGTGGAATGTACGCCTCGGGCACGTTGTGCGCGTATTGATACCCCGCACCGTAGCCGAGGTCCTTCATCAAGCTCGTCGGCGCGTTGCGGATGTGTTTGGGCACGGGAGCTGCCGGTGTGCGCCGCGCCGCCGCCTGCGCCGCTTGCCAGGCCGTGTACACGCGATTGCTCTTGGGCGCCGACGCTAAATACACCGCAGCCTCCGCAAGCGCTAACTCTCCTTCAGGTGCGCCGAGGAAGTGGTACGCATCGCGCGCGGCGATGGCAATCTGCAATGCGCGTGGATCGGCGAGGCCAATATCCTCGCTTGCGAACCGCACCGTGCGGCGCGCGATGTACATTCCATCCTCGCCGCCATCAATCATGCGCGCGAGCCAATACAAGGCGCCGTTGGGATCACTGCCGCGCAGTGCCTTGTGATACGCGCTGATGAGATTGAAGTGCTCTTCCCCGCTCTTGTCGTAATGCGCAGCACGCCACTGCAAGGCCTCGCGCACCTCGCGTGCGCCAAGTCGACGCGGCACGACCGCTGCGTCATCCGCAACCGCCGCAACCGCCGCAACCGCCGCAACCGCCGCAGCCGCCGAAGCCGCCGGACGCGCGAGTAGTTTGGACGCCGCTTCGAGTACCGTCAGCGACCTCCGCGCATCCCCGTCGCTCTCGTCGGCGAGCATCTGCAGCGCGTCTGCGTCGATCTCGATCGGCGCATCGCCTAAGCCGCGATCAACGTCTGTGAGCGCACGGTGCACGACCTGCTTGATGTCATCTGCCGTCAGCGACTCCAGCACATACACGCGCAGGCGACTGAGCAAGGCGCCGTTGAGCTCGAAGCTCGGGTTTTCCGTGGTCGCGCCGATGAGCGTGACCGTCCCCGCCTCAACATGCGGCAACAGCGCGTCCTGCTGCCCGCGATTGAACCGATGGATCTCGTCAATGAACAAGATCGTGCGCGTCCCCATGGCGAGACGCCTCTCAGCATCCGCCATAATTTCGCGGAGGCGCGGAATACCTTCCGTGACGGCGGAGAACGGGATGAACTCTCCCTTGGCATAGCGCGCAATCAGCCGCGCGAGCGTCGTCTTTCCCGTACCGGGCGGTCCCCAAAAGAGGATGGAACCCGTGTCGCCGCGCTCAATGCTCTCCCGCAAGGCGCGCCCTGCCTCGAGCAGATGCGGCTGTCCGGCGACCTCGTCGAGCGTGCGCGGCCGCATCCGCGCCGCCAACGGCGCACGACCCGCGTTCTGCTCGAAAACACTAGGCTGCGTGGGCTCCGCTCGCTTCGGCGGCACGTCAGCGGCCTCGCCGTGATGTTTCGCGCGCGACCCAGGCGCGAAGCATTTCGCGGAATGTCGCGACCGAAAAACGTTCGGCGCTCCGGCGGCAGTCGTCGGGCGCGATTTCGGGTTGCAACGCCTCAAAAGCGTCCAACGCCCCCCGCAGCCCTGCCTCACTCTGCTCCGCAAAGAACACGCCGCTCGTCCCCGCACCGCCGGGAGGAACCACCGTTTCGAGCGCCCCACCACGACCATACGCAATAACGGGCGTGCCGCACGACTGCGCTTCCACCGGCGCAATCCCAAAATCCTCCTCGGCGGCAAAGATAAAAGCCCGTGCACGCCGCAGATGATCGCGCACGACCTCACGCGGCTGCCTGCCGAGGAGCGTGACGTTTGGACCCGACGCCGCGCGCACCTTCTCCCAGTCCGGCCCATCACCGATGATGACGAGCTTTCGGTTTCCGCCCGCAAACGCGCGAGCAATGAGATCGACGCGCTTGTACGGCACAAACCGCGAGGCCGTCACATAGAACTCCTCGCGCGCGTCGTCCGTCGGCGTGAAGAACTCCGTGTCCACGGGCGGATAGATGATCTCGCTCGGCCGTGCATATGCACGCAGAACCCGATCGGCAATGAAGCGACTAATCGCGGCAAACGAC
This window encodes:
- a CDS encoding DMT family transporter, translating into MSPHRAPPVAPVLVLASAAVGISVSGPLVRLSHAAPLAIAVWRLGFSLVVIAAFLVYTGTWRQYRRLTRGDVGAALAAGGVLALHFWSWISSISMTSVAASVVLVNMSPAMVAIGSALWLHERPTGRQVIGISVALAGAVVLAWGDLRGSSASASALLGSRALLGDVLALLGAITVSGYLLFGRRLRQKLDLWPYVGLVYGACFVCVCVLAVLTGAPVLGQPPRELAIFGAMAFGPMLLGHTGFNWALRYVPAYVVSLVALTEPVGATMLAALIPGIAEVPSVYTFAGGGIILTGILMTSLRAPARTDDRAP
- the hflX gene encoding GTPase HflX, whose amino-acid sequence is MSREMISLDTTVERAILVGAPLKRTNARHLMDEHLEELARLTDTAGATVVGTLTQQLDRPDSSTYIGKGKLDELKLMMSEKEATLVIFDDELSPAQAKNLELELNKRVIDRAELILDIFAVRARSAEAKMQVELAQLEYSLPRLTRMWTHLEKFRGGIGVRGPGETQLESDRRMVGHRIKVLQERLEEVKKSREVQRQGRKSEFRAALVGYTNAGKSSILKSLSGAADVFIEDRLFATLDPLTREVDIGERQKTLVTDTVGFVRKLPHQLVASFRATLEETREADLLLHVIDASHPSWEEQRVVVDEVLADIGVAETPVLHVFNKMDRLAPEMAEALRARIANLLPNSVFVTARGATDIAELTEALRAAARARTPVAHVRIPAGNGKLIADVHRNAEVIQSMHDEETGDVLLTARLDAALRGRVEREGITVVDG
- a CDS encoding LEA type 2 family protein, which encodes MKARVWMVTLAVIAATVGGCASFGRAAFATPVVELKDVRFKGMGATGGSLDLILSVYNPNAYRLDARRVSYHLFVDTNQVAMGTIDKLVTLTEHAKTDVTLPVSFTFQQMLGAAAILTRSGSVDYRVVGQVTVATPAGDVTRPYESKGRFDSLRR
- a CDS encoding replication-associated recombination protein A, translated to MRPRTLDEVAGQPHLLEAGRALRESIERGDTGSILFWGPPGTGKTTLARLIARYAKGEFIPFSAVTEGIPRLREIMADAERRLAMGTRTILFIDEIHRFNRGQQDALLPHVEAGTVTLIGATTENPSFELNGALLSRLRVYVLESLTADDIKQVVHRALTDVDRGLGDAPIEIDADALQMLADESDGDARRSLTVLEAASKLLARPAASAAAAVAAVAAVAAVADDAAVVPRRLGAREVREALQWRAAHYDKSGEEHFNLISAYHKALRGSDPNGALYWLARMIDGGEDGMYIARRTVRFASEDIGLADPRALQIAIAARDAYHFLGAPEGELALAEAAVYLASAPKSNRVYTAWQAAQAAARRTPAAPVPKHIRNAPTSLMKDLGYGAGYQYAHNVPEAYIPQDYLPDEVAKENFYTPSSFGFEKDVAKRLEWWAELKRRAESGDETGTVGEAE
- a CDS encoding glycosyltransferase; its protein translation is MADRPLKIAIVHDWLVQPGGAELVLREAFQLFPSATLFALIDHMPEAERTALALPAARTSWLQHVPGIAKSYRRWLPLMPLAARSLNTTGFDAVLSISHAVANGVRVEPGTPHLSLCLSPMRYAWDLREQYLEEAGLDRGIVGGTARFVLERMRRWDLATSSRITSFAAISRFIADRVLRAYARPSEIIYPPVDTEFFTPTDDAREEFYVTASRFVPYKRVDLIARAFAGGNRKLVIIGDGPDWEKVRAASGPNVTLLGRQPREVVRDHLRRARAFIFAAEEDFGIAPVEAQSCGTPVIAYGRGGALETVVPPGGAGTSGVFFAEQSEAGLRGALDAFEALQPEIAPDDCRRSAERFSVATFREMLRAWVARETSRRGR